A genomic stretch from Acinonyx jubatus isolate Ajub_Pintada_27869175 chromosome E2, VMU_Ajub_asm_v1.0, whole genome shotgun sequence includes:
- the DHX34 gene encoding probable ATP-dependent RNA helicase DHX34 isoform X3: MRKCVGGAREAGRSGRRWSLRAPAVPGPRRGARLEEMGVAKRSLEKLRDRETGRLREDGSRKLEKWRRGGGARGADGVPQSASRRLQRRCGGTVNLGGGGGRVGRWAWKLANGGSGGGQFPRRSKTLVGLQNKSYLSSQGAQGLEDPGWTCVCRADRRRSREVPCVSPVGPGAHCLSSSCATVRSKIGFLKRRWFLLAGTGLSLQLRDRVATAHRMPPPRTKEGGDDRGRHWDPSEEDSPGKWDWNCPETRRLFEDAFFRDEGYIPQGSEERTKFWTFFERLQRFQNLKSTRKGDKDPGRPKHSIPALADLPRAYDPRYRINLSVRGPDAWGSRGLDRQPPEKVSEFRRALLHYLDFGQKQAFGRLARLQRERAALPIAQYGARILQTLKEHQVVVVAGDTGCGKSTQVPQYLLAAGFSHVACTQPRRIACISLAKRVSFESLSQYGSRVGYQIRFESTRTAATKIVFLTVGLLLRQIQREPRLPQYQVLIVDEVHERHLHNDFLLGVLRRLLPERPDLKVILMSATINISLFSSYFGGAPVVQVPGRLFPITVVYQPQEAEPPASKSEKLDPRPFLRVLEAIDNKYPPEERGDLLVFLSGMAEISAVLEAAQAYASRTQRWVVLPLHSALSVADQDKVFDVAPPGVRKCILSTNIAETSVTIDGIRFVVDSGKVKEMGYDPQAKLQRLQEFWISQASAEQRKGRAGRTGPGVCFRLYAESDYDAFAPYPVPEIRRVALDALVLQMKSMCVGDPRTFPFIEPPPPASLETAILYLRDQGALDSSEALTPIGSLLAQLPVDVVIGEIRTEQELTQVVPPPVHRGASAVRDGQRTAPVQGAAGGPRAAGQGPGPEAGRQLQPAAAAPGAPGTVPAEAPARGGRGTQAQGAAAAGGPGRLLQRRGPGGRRQRGHPGCEV, encoded by the exons ATGAGGAAGTGTGTTGGAGGAGCCAGAGAGGCCGGGAGAAGCGGACGGAGATGGAGCCTGCGCGCCCCGGCAGTGCCTGGGCCCCGGAGAGGCGCGAGACTGGAAGAAATGGGAGTCGCGAAAAGAAGCTTGGAGAAGCTGAGGGACCGAGAGACGGGGAGGTTGAGAGAGGACGGAAGCCGGAAACTGGAGAaatggcggcggggggggggggcgcgaggAGCTGATGGGGTCCCCCAGAGCGCCTCGCGGAGACTGCAGAGAAGATGTGGTGGCACCGTGAacttgggggggggtgggggaagagtagGAAGGTGGGCGTGGAAATTGGCGAACGGAGGCTCAGGAGGCGGGCAGTTCCCACGGAGGAGCAAGACACTTGTTGgccttcaaaataaaagttatctTAGCAGCCAAG GTGCGCAGGGCCTGGAAGACCCAGGATGGACTTGTGTCTGTCGCGCAGATCGCCGCAGGAGTCGTGAGGTGCCCTGTGTGTCACCAGTTGGACCCGGGGCCCATTGCCTGTCATCGTCCTGTGCCACAGTGAGGAGCAAAATTGGCTTTTTGAAGAGAAGGTGGTTCCTCCTCGCGGGCACCGGGCTCTCACTGCAGCTCCGAGACCGCGTCGCGACTGCCCACCGCATGCCTCCTCCCAGAACGAAGGAGGGAGGGGACGACCGAGGCCGACACTGGGATCCCAGTGAGGAGGACTCCCCTGGGAAATGGGACTGGAATTGTCCGGAGACCCGTCGCCTCTTCGAGGATGCCTTTTTCCGTGATGAGGGTTATATACCCCAGGGTTCTGAGGAGCGCACGAAGTTCTGGACCTTCTTTGAACGCTTACAGAGATTCCAGAACCTCAAGAGCACCAGGAAGGGGGACAAGGACCCCGGGCGTCCCAAGCACAGCATCCCGGCGCTGGCCGACCTGCCTCGCGCTTACGACCCCCGTTACCGCATCAACCTCTCGGTCCGGGGCCCCGACGCCTGGGGCTCTCGGGGGCTGGACAGACAGCCCCCGGAGAAGGTGTCCGAGTTCCGCCGAGCCCTTCTGCACTACCTGGACTTTGGCCAGAAGCAGGCGTTTGGACGACTGGCCAGACTGCAGAGGGAACGGGCGGCCCTCCCCATCGCCCAGTACGGGGCCCGCATCCTGCAGACACTGAAGGAACaccaggtggtggtggtggcgggtgACACGGGCTGTGGCAagtccacccaggtgccccagtacctGCTGGCCGCCGGCTTCAGTCACGTGGCATGCACCCAGCCCCGGCGTATCGCCTGCATCTCCTTGGCTAAGCGCGTCAGCTTCGAGAGCCTCAGTCAGTATGGCTCACGG GTCGGCTACCAGATCCGCTTTGAGAGCACACGGACGGCAGCCACCAAGATCGTGTTCCTGACGGTGGGGTTGCTCCTGAGGCAGATCCAGCGGGAGCCCCGCCTGCCCCAGTACCAGGTCCTGATCGTGGACGAAGTCCACGAACGCCACCTGCACAACGACTTCCTCCTGGGCGTTCTCCGGCGCCTGCTGCCCGAGCGGCCTGACCTCAAGGTCATCCTCATGTCGGCCACCATCAACATCTCGCTCTTCTCCAGCTACTTCGGCGGGGCCCCCGTGGTGCAGGTGCCCGGGAGGCTGTTCCCCATCACG GTCGTGTACCAGCCACAGGAGGCCGAGCCGCCGGCGTCCAAGTCGGAGAAGCTGGACCCTCGGCCTTTCCTGAGGGTGCTGGAGGCCATCGACAATAAGTACCCGCCGGAGGAGCGGGGCGACCTCCTCGTCTTCCTGAGCGGCATGGCAGAGATCAGCGCGGTGCTCGAGGCGGCCCAGGCCTATGCCAGCCGCACCCAGCGCTGGGTGGTTCTGCCGCTGCACAGCGCCCTCTCCGTGGCCGACCAGGACAAG GTGTTCGATGTGGCCCCCCCTGGGGTTCGGAAATGCATCCTCTCCACCAACATCGCTGAGACCTCAGTCACCATTGATGGGATCCGCTTCGTAGTAGATTCTG GGAAGGTGAAGGAGATGGGCTATGACCCACAGGCCAAGTTGCAGCGGCTGCAGGAATTCTGGATCAGCCAGGCCAGTGCCGAGCAGCGGAAGGGCCGGGCGGGCCGCACGGGCCCCGGCGTCTGCTTCCGCCTCTACGCTGAATCGGACTACGACGCCTTCGCCCCCTACCCCGTCCCGGAGATTCGGAGGGTGGCCCTCGACGCGCTGGTGCTGCAG ATGAAAAGCATGTGCGTGGGGGACCCGCGAACCTTCCCCTTCATCGAGCCTCCACCACCAGCCAGCCTGGAAACGGCCATCCTCTACCTCCGGGACCAGGGGGCCCTGGACAGCTCAGAGGCCCTCACCCCTATCGGCTCTCTGCTGGCCCAGCTTCCGGTGGACGTGGTGATCG GTGAAATCCGAACGGAGCAGGAGCTCACGCAAGTGGTGCCGCCACCGGTGCATAGAGGAGCATCGGCTGTACGAGATGGCCAACGTACGGCGCCAGTTCAAG GAGCTGCTGGAGGACCACGGGCTGCTGGCCAGGGCCCGGGCCCCGAAGCCGGGCGACAGCTACAGCCGGCTGCGGCAGCGCCGGGAGCGCCGGGCACTGTACCAGCTGAAGCGCCGGCACGAGGAGGGCGGGGGACACAGGCGCAAGGTGCTGCGGCTGCAGGAGGACCCGGGCGGCTGCTCCAGCGAAGAGGACCCGGGGGCCGGCGACAGCGTGGACATCCAG GATGTGAAGTTTAA